The following proteins come from a genomic window of Yinghuangia sp. ASG 101:
- a CDS encoding family 78 glycoside hydrolase catalytic domain, which translates to MSEENRSALSRRQMLGIMTAAAAGASLPLAASPKARASAGGRNFRPADLQVNSRVAPLGTETAAAFSWIPPVARQTAYEIQVGTKPGAADVWSSGKVAASTSTEIAYGGARLKSERVYHWRVRTWDETGGPGSWSESARWETGLLEGEKDWSDARWIGGRTEQDHDWRDLVATVVFRGGSDPASGISLLLRAEPIGKTWGEGLVWALRQSGDEMQLVMTTSHYAGNTWVDDGTSEPNWGVDYHDPQSETNPTATGTRSVPVGTVALSAATGLTKETWATRDHTVVVAVSGLTVTTQVNGIDVDSRTLSGDQIRRHGSFGFAGGTNATVRSVKVEGTNAPDFAVDLTTGANPFENGIGTLAGLTFPPKNPYIPSKNSVLPIATPAPVLRRAFTLPRGRRIAQARLHLSAAGNVTVTVNGDPITVDGERAARDRSNVPQLVTDQSTYDRTVLYDTFDVTKLLRAGQENAIAAELGRGWYGVTTPQEWYWQLAPYSGQPRLRAKLVVTYADGSATTIVTDRDWLAADGPTTFDSVYSGEKFDARRAEALGDWRSTAYRPGHDWHPATELIPPGSCSAPQPKHHGPLPATRVPDGFKPAAVRAHEAEPVLAGQNRRAVALTESAPGSGVWILDYGQILTGLVRLNLTGVRPDKQGLTLRIRGGNRITAGDGTMASPFAVEEENFQHDANLQTHYYTVGKRSAQSWEQQFSHFGFRYLEVMNLEAVLGRAPDLKRDADMLTVDVARTGFVRTGTFTTDNALLNRIQCNLEWAEQNNLVGKPSDTPSREKNGWTGDAMASSESQSLTWDVNAVFTDWLRQFPDTQISSGQLPMVVPMPKGGYGYDRTPGWRDAWKAVPAWDSAYFVIPRELHMYYGNSSLFAELYDHQDTLLKYYATLFTAENDYKFEAALGAYSGAEAKGSNAVISLAFYIHFCDYMDEIGRRLGRTERAVHYAQLARTLRMAFIANYWDASLGYFTQGSISSANAMAIAFDLVPGSDLKPDDPRYLVGTKTVEDNQKALAKLLADRIVAADHHIQNDMYGSRYEFNILSEYGYTDVALKAVTQTGLPGYVYQIARGATSLWEEWPDRLSVNHHYRSNVATWFYQSLAGIQPTSTAYESLRIRPYIPSAAVNSRVPKNTEDTDLAPATLDHVSASIDTVRGAAASQWHRRPDGRIDLTVTIPYNTEAEIWVPTQNKPVAAPQGVAFVRDDTSGGAAYTVYRARAGSHRFNAG; encoded by the coding sequence GTGTCCGAGGAGAACAGAAGCGCGTTGAGCCGCCGGCAGATGCTCGGCATCATGACGGCGGCGGCAGCCGGGGCCTCCCTGCCCCTTGCCGCCTCTCCGAAAGCCCGGGCATCGGCCGGCGGACGCAACTTCCGTCCCGCGGACCTTCAGGTCAACTCCCGCGTGGCGCCGCTGGGCACGGAGACGGCCGCGGCCTTCAGCTGGATACCTCCGGTGGCCAGGCAGACCGCGTACGAGATCCAGGTCGGCACCAAGCCCGGCGCGGCGGATGTCTGGTCCAGCGGCAAAGTGGCCGCTTCGACAAGCACCGAGATCGCCTACGGAGGTGCCCGACTCAAGTCGGAGCGAGTATACCACTGGCGAGTGCGCACCTGGGACGAGACGGGCGGGCCCGGCTCCTGGAGCGAATCCGCCAGGTGGGAGACGGGCCTGCTGGAGGGGGAGAAGGACTGGTCGGACGCCCGTTGGATCGGTGGCCGCACGGAACAGGACCACGACTGGCGGGACCTCGTCGCGACCGTTGTCTTCCGTGGCGGTTCCGATCCCGCGAGCGGGATCTCGCTCTTGCTGCGCGCCGAACCCATCGGCAAGACCTGGGGCGAGGGGCTGGTGTGGGCCCTCAGGCAGAGTGGCGACGAAATGCAGCTGGTCATGACGACAAGCCACTACGCGGGCAACACCTGGGTGGATGACGGAACTTCCGAGCCCAACTGGGGTGTCGACTACCACGACCCGCAGAGCGAGACCAACCCCACGGCCACCGGAACCCGCAGCGTCCCGGTCGGCACGGTCGCCCTCTCCGCCGCAACCGGGTTGACCAAGGAAACCTGGGCCACCCGCGATCACACAGTCGTGGTCGCCGTGAGCGGGCTGACCGTGACCACCCAGGTCAACGGCATCGACGTCGACAGCCGCACCCTCAGCGGCGATCAGATCCGCCGCCACGGAAGCTTCGGCTTCGCCGGCGGCACCAACGCCACCGTGCGCAGCGTCAAGGTGGAGGGCACCAACGCCCCCGATTTCGCCGTCGACCTCACCACCGGCGCCAACCCGTTCGAAAACGGCATCGGCACCCTCGCCGGCCTCACCTTCCCCCCGAAGAACCCCTACATCCCGTCCAAGAACAGCGTGCTGCCCATCGCGACCCCGGCACCTGTCCTGCGCCGAGCGTTCACCCTGCCCCGTGGCCGCCGCATCGCCCAAGCCCGCCTGCACCTGAGCGCCGCCGGCAACGTCACTGTCACCGTCAACGGCGACCCGATCACCGTGGACGGCGAGAGGGCGGCCCGTGACCGCAGCAACGTGCCGCAGCTGGTCACCGACCAGAGCACCTACGACCGTACGGTGCTCTACGACACCTTCGATGTCACCAAACTGCTCCGCGCCGGCCAGGAAAACGCCATCGCGGCGGAACTCGGGCGCGGTTGGTACGGCGTGACCACCCCCCAGGAGTGGTATTGGCAGCTCGCCCCCTACTCTGGCCAGCCCCGGCTGCGCGCGAAGCTCGTCGTGACGTATGCCGACGGTTCGGCCACCACAATCGTCACCGACCGGGACTGGCTCGCCGCCGATGGACCCACCACCTTCGACTCGGTCTACTCGGGGGAGAAGTTCGACGCCCGGCGTGCCGAGGCACTGGGCGACTGGCGGTCGACCGCCTACCGTCCGGGCCACGACTGGCACCCGGCCACCGAGCTGATCCCGCCCGGTAGTTGCTCCGCGCCCCAGCCGAAGCACCACGGACCGCTGCCGGCGACCAGGGTCCCCGACGGCTTCAAGCCGGCCGCCGTGCGAGCCCACGAGGCGGAGCCGGTGCTGGCCGGCCAGAACCGGCGCGCTGTCGCGCTCACCGAGTCCGCCCCCGGCTCCGGCGTCTGGATCCTCGACTACGGCCAGATCCTGACGGGCCTCGTCCGCTTGAACCTCACCGGTGTGCGCCCCGACAAGCAGGGCCTCACCCTTCGGATCCGCGGCGGCAACCGCATCACCGCCGGCGACGGCACCATGGCCTCTCCCTTCGCCGTCGAGGAGGAGAACTTCCAGCACGACGCCAATCTGCAGACGCACTATTACACCGTGGGCAAGCGGTCCGCGCAGAGCTGGGAGCAGCAATTCAGCCACTTCGGCTTCCGCTATCTGGAGGTCATGAACCTCGAAGCCGTCCTCGGCCGAGCACCGGACCTGAAGCGGGACGCGGACATGCTGACCGTGGACGTCGCGCGCACGGGCTTCGTGCGCACCGGCACCTTCACCACGGACAACGCCCTGCTGAACCGTATCCAGTGCAACCTGGAATGGGCCGAGCAGAACAACCTGGTGGGGAAGCCCAGTGACACCCCGTCTCGGGAGAAGAACGGCTGGACCGGCGACGCCATGGCCAGCTCCGAGTCCCAATCGCTGACCTGGGACGTCAATGCGGTCTTCACCGACTGGCTGCGCCAGTTCCCCGACACCCAGATCTCCTCCGGCCAACTGCCCATGGTGGTGCCGATGCCGAAAGGCGGATACGGCTACGACCGCACACCCGGCTGGCGCGACGCGTGGAAGGCGGTCCCGGCCTGGGACTCCGCGTACTTCGTCATCCCGAGAGAACTGCACATGTACTACGGCAACAGCAGCCTGTTCGCCGAGCTGTACGACCACCAGGACACACTCCTGAAGTACTACGCGACGCTGTTCACCGCCGAGAACGACTACAAGTTCGAAGCGGCTCTCGGCGCGTACTCCGGCGCCGAGGCCAAGGGCAGCAACGCCGTCATCAGCCTGGCCTTCTACATCCACTTCTGCGACTACATGGACGAGATCGGACGCAGGCTCGGCCGCACCGAACGGGCGGTCCACTACGCCCAATTGGCGCGGACTCTGCGCATGGCGTTCATCGCCAACTACTGGGACGCCTCCCTGGGATACTTCACCCAGGGCAGCATCTCCAGCGCGAATGCCATGGCCATCGCCTTCGATCTGGTTCCCGGCTCGGACCTGAAGCCGGACGATCCCCGCTACCTCGTGGGCACGAAGACTGTCGAGGACAACCAGAAGGCCCTCGCCAAGTTGCTCGCCGACCGGATCGTCGCCGCGGACCACCACATCCAGAACGACATGTACGGCTCGCGTTACGAGTTCAACATCCTCAGCGAGTATGGCTACACCGACGTCGCCCTCAAAGCCGTCACTCAGACAGGACTGCCCGGCTACGTGTACCAGATCGCCAGGGGCGCCACCTCGCTGTGGGAAGAGTGGCCCGACCGGCTGTCGGTCAACCACCACTACCGCTCCAACGTGGCCACGTGGTTCTACCAGAGCCTGGCCGGCATACAGCCGACCTCGACGGCCTATGAGTCACTGCGCATACGCCCGTACATCCCTTCGGCGGCGGTCAACAGCCGAGTCCCGAAGAACACCGAGGACACCGACCTGGCACCGGCCACCCTCGACCACGTCAGTGCCTCGATCGACACAGTGCGGGGCGCAGCGGCCTCTCAGTGGCACCGCCGCCCGGACGGCAGGATCGACCTCACCGTCACCATCCCGTACAACACGGAGGCCGAGATCTGGGTCCCCACTCAGAACAAACCCGTCGCCGCACCTCAGGGGGTCGCGTTCGTCCGCGACGACACGTCCGGCGGCGCGGCGTACACGGTCTACCGTGCCCGGGCCGGCTCGCATCGTTTCAACGCTGGATGA